The following are encoded together in the Anguilla rostrata isolate EN2019 chromosome 19, ASM1855537v3, whole genome shotgun sequence genome:
- the LOC135245865 gene encoding arg8-vasotocin receptor-like has translation MHFPADLQIYPGAPWNFTDTNESLQFSPKDGLTMGLSDRANSTRNDSDPFGRNEEVAKIEITVLSITFVVAVVGNLSVLLAMYNTKKKMSRMHLFIKHLSLADLVVAFFQVLPQLCWEITFRFYGPDFLCRIVKHLQVLGMFASTYMMVMMTLDRYIAICHPLKTLQQPTQRAYVMIISTWICSLALSSPQYFIFSLSEIKNGSDVYDCWGHFIQPWGVKAYITWITVGIFLIPVVILMICYGFICHSIWKNIKYKTKKSTTHTAFKSGLIGKTSVNSITTISRAKLRTVKMTFVIVLAYIVCWAPFFIVQMWSVWDENFSWDDSENTAVTLSALLASLNSCCNPWIYMIFSGHLLHDFAQCFPCCPRMRHAFKEDSDSSLRRTTLITKIANRSPTGSSGTWKDFDNPIKPSGDIPMDS, from the exons ATGCACTTCCCAGCCGACTTGCAGATTTACCCCGGAGCCCCGTGGAATTTCACCGACACAAATGAGTCCCTGCAATTTAGTCCCAAAGACGGTCTAACAATGGGACTCTCCGACAGGGCGAACTCGACGAGAAACGACAGCGACCCGTTTGGAAGAAACGAAGAGGTCGCGAAGATAGAGATAACGGTTCTGAGCATCACCTTCGTCGTGGCCGTCGTTGGCAACTTGAGCGTTTTGTTGGCTATGTACAACACCAAGAAGAAGATGTCACGGATGCACCTCTTCATCAAGCACCTGAGCCTGGCCGATTTGGTGGTCGCTTTTTTTCAGGTCTTGCCGCAGCTCTGCTGGGAAATCACCTTTCGCTTTTACGGACCGGACTTTCTGTGCAGGATCGTCAAACACCTGCAGGTCCTGGGCATGTTCGCCTCCACCTACATGATGGTCATGATGACTCTGGACCGCTACATCGCCATCTGTCACCCTCTGAAAACGCTTCAGCAACCCACCCAGAGGGCGTACGTTATGATCATCAGCACGTGGATATGCAGCCTGGCGCTGAGCAGTCCGCAGTACTTCATATTTTCCCTGAGCGAGATAAAAAACGGGTCTGACGTGTACGACTGTTGGGGTCACTTCATACAGCCTTGGGGTGTGAAGGCGTACATAACGTGGATAACCGTCGGCATCTTTCTTATCCCAGTGGTCATACTGATGATATGTTACGGTTTCATTTGCCACAGCATCTGGAAAAACATCAAGTACAAAACCAAAAAGAGCACGACGCACACTGCGTTTAAAAGTGGTTTGATCGGGAAGACCTCCGTCAATAGTATCACCACCATATCCAGAGCTAAGCTGAGGACTGTCAAAATGACTTTTGTAATAGTCCTCGCGTACATTGTCTGCTGGGCTCCATTTTTCATCGTGCAGATGTGGTCGGTTTGGGATGAAAACTTCTCCTGGGACG ATTCCGAGAACACCGCGGTCACGCTCTCCGCTCTGCTCGCGAGCCTCAACAGCTGCTGCAACCCGTGGATCTACATGATCTTCAGCGGCCACCTCCTGCACGACTTCGCCCAGTGCTTCCCCTGCTGCCCGAGAATGCGGCACGCGTTCAAGGAGGACTCCGACAGCAGCCTGAGAAGAACCACGCTCATAACGAAAATCGCCAACCGAAGCCCAACGGGCAGCTCGGGCACCTGGAAAGACTTCGACAACCCAATCAAACCCAGCGGCGACATCCCGATGGATTCGTGA